In Roseibium salinum, a single genomic region encodes these proteins:
- a CDS encoding MoaF-related domain-containing protein has product MTDTAFPALGHTYKADYGNPVFRVEFNADGKTLRWAPFDADDFEAVATTESYQATYIRPGVFMVTWQEADGVTVTHVEDFENGIVHGAITMPDKTFLTLKGDWLRLD; this is encoded by the coding sequence ATGACCGACACCGCCTTCCCTGCCCTGGGCCATACCTACAAAGCCGATTATGGCAACCCAGTCTTTCGCGTGGAATTCAATGCCGATGGCAAGACCCTGCGTTGGGCGCCCTTCGACGCCGATGATTTCGAGGCCGTGGCAACCACCGAAAGCTACCAGGCAACCTACATCCGCCCCGGTGTTTTCATGGTGACCTGGCAAGAGGCCGACGGCGTCACCGTCACCCATGTCGAGGATTTCGAGAATGGCATCGTGCATGGCGCCATTACCATGCCCGACAAGACCTTCCTCACCCTCAAGGGCGACTGGCTTCGGCTGGACTGA
- a CDS encoding DsbA family protein, with protein sequence MSKTIRLTYLFDPLCGWCYGAAPAIETLMQQDDITVTALPSGLFAGAGAFPMNAGFAAHAWQADQRIAQLTGQTFSEIYRKNVLESGAGKVDSGPANLALSAVHLTTPEREFEALTAIQSARYVDGRDNGDAAVIGSVLTGLGLGDAAKRFAAPDAELLKFNKSRIETAQAEMRRFGASGVPTLVAGEGAGARVVGSNALYGKPDALIAALRAA encoded by the coding sequence ATGAGCAAAACAATCCGCCTCACCTATCTTTTCGATCCGCTCTGCGGCTGGTGCTATGGCGCCGCCCCGGCCATCGAAACCCTGATGCAGCAGGACGATATCACCGTCACCGCCCTGCCCTCCGGCCTCTTCGCCGGCGCAGGAGCCTTCCCGATGAACGCCGGTTTCGCGGCCCATGCCTGGCAGGCCGACCAGCGGATCGCCCAGCTTACCGGCCAGACGTTCAGCGAGATTTATCGCAAAAACGTTCTGGAAAGCGGGGCTGGAAAAGTCGATTCCGGCCCGGCCAACCTGGCCCTGAGCGCCGTGCATCTGACCACGCCCGAGCGGGAATTCGAAGCGCTGACGGCAATACAGAGCGCCCGCTATGTCGATGGACGTGACAATGGTGATGCGGCGGTGATCGGCAGTGTCCTCACCGGCCTCGGGCTCGGCGATGCCGCCAAGCGCTTTGCCGCACCCGACGCGGAATTGCTGAAGTTCAACAAGAGCCGGATTGAAACCGCGCAGGCCGAGATGCGCCGCTTCGGAGCCAGCGGCGTGCCCACCCTCGTTGCGGGCGAAGGGGCCGGGGCTCGCGTCGTCGGTTCGAACGCGCTCTACGGCAAACCCGATGCATTGATCGCGGCTCTGCGCGCCGCCTGA